A genomic stretch from Mycobacterium paraterrae includes:
- a CDS encoding heme-binding protein, with translation MPSERQHPTIIPDTVPASLGPLAGFTGKFRGAGFNTIFRPQNFALSPTPLDKPAHGPNDNVLELNLTEETLDFSTPLGDIPNRGFVQGDISLNGIPYVQKINDVNDPDNPVGIHFEPGVWLSVPATTNPAEAATVVRMASIPHGTTIDAEGTATQVNGRPTFQPVDITPFPIGSPQNRLTNTFPSQQANDNATFRLPQDLSPFIAAGTITQAMLDNPNSILQNRVNSQNITSTTIITVDTTRPAPDNPSDPLFGGGTANIAFLQGDPQAAKPNANAVEMTATFCIETVVEKISVPPLAANTPTTVQGSAAAGQPVATFSVRSTTAVNEPTEVSVTYTQIQYSQTVLLNFNGLSWPHVSVATLIPNDAIPVVVGNPDLLTTYTVVAGDTLSGISSQFYGDATHVATLAAVNDIANPNLINVGQVLIIPDLSRAYTVAAGDTLSSISTHFYGNAGRVAMLAAVNAIANPNLIHVGQLLIVPDVSHTHTVSAGETLFNIAQQFYGNGSLFRFIAKVNGISDANAIGVGQVLIIPSV, from the coding sequence GTGCCCTCGGAACGCCAGCATCCGACGATCATCCCGGACACCGTTCCTGCGAGTCTGGGCCCTCTCGCTGGCTTTACTGGCAAGTTCAGGGGGGCCGGCTTCAACACCATTTTCAGGCCGCAGAACTTTGCGCTGTCACCGACTCCGTTGGACAAGCCGGCGCACGGTCCCAACGACAACGTCCTCGAGTTGAACCTGACCGAAGAGACGTTGGACTTCTCAACTCCCCTGGGAGACATCCCCAACCGGGGTTTTGTACAGGGCGACATCTCTCTCAACGGCATCCCATACGTGCAGAAAATCAACGATGTCAACGACCCCGACAACCCGGTGGGCATCCACTTCGAGCCGGGCGTCTGGTTGAGCGTGCCGGCCACAACGAACCCGGCCGAGGCAGCGACCGTTGTTCGGATGGCTTCCATCCCGCACGGCACGACCATCGACGCTGAAGGCACCGCAACGCAGGTGAACGGTCGTCCCACGTTTCAACCGGTCGACATCACACCGTTCCCTATCGGTTCTCCACAAAACAGACTCACCAACACGTTCCCCAGCCAGCAGGCAAACGACAACGCGACTTTCCGCTTGCCACAGGATCTTTCGCCGTTCATCGCGGCTGGCACCATCACCCAGGCCATGCTGGACAACCCGAACTCGATCCTGCAGAACCGGGTAAACAGCCAAAACATCACATCCACGACCATCATTACCGTCGACACGACGCGGCCGGCGCCAGACAACCCCTCGGATCCGCTCTTCGGCGGCGGAACCGCCAACATCGCCTTTCTTCAGGGCGACCCCCAAGCGGCCAAACCGAACGCTAATGCCGTCGAGATGACGGCCACGTTCTGCATCGAGACAGTGGTCGAAAAAATCTCCGTGCCGCCCCTGGCTGCAAATACGCCCACCACCGTCCAGGGCAGCGCGGCGGCTGGTCAGCCCGTCGCCACCTTCAGCGTCCGCTCGACAACCGCGGTCAACGAGCCCACCGAAGTCAGTGTTACGTATACGCAGATCCAGTACAGCCAGACCGTGCTGCTCAACTTCAACGGGTTGTCGTGGCCGCACGTGTCGGTGGCAACCCTGATTCCCAATGACGCCATTCCGGTCGTTGTGGGCAACCCTGACCTTCTGACGACGTACACAGTGGTCGCCGGGGATACGTTGTCCGGCATCTCTTCGCAGTTCTACGGCGACGCAACGCACGTAGCGACCCTGGCGGCGGTAAACGACATTGCCAACCCCAACCTGATCAATGTCGGGCAGGTGCTGATCATCCCCGATCTGTCGCGCGCCTATACCGTTGCCGCCGGGGACACACTCTCGAGCATCTCCACGCACTTCTACGGAAACGCCGGCCGGGTGGCGATGCTCGCGGCGGTCAACGCTATTGCCAACCCCAACCTGATCCACGTCGGACAGCTGCTGATTGTCCCGGACGTGTCGCACACCCACACTGTGTCCGCGGGCGAGACGTTGTTCAACATCGCGCAGCAGTTCTACGGGAATGGCTCGCTATTCCGGTTCATCGCCAAGGTGAATGGCATCAGCGACGCCAACGCGATCGGCGTGGGCCAGGTCCTCATCATCCCGAGTGTTTGA